The following nucleotide sequence is from Wenzhouxiangella sp. XN24.
GTCCCGGAGTTCGGGATCCTTGCACGCATCCGCACGCTGGTTATACCAGTCCACGGCCTCGAGCTCTTCCATCAGCGACACGATGGCGCGATGCATATCGCGTGTTTCATCGGACAGGTCTCCGATGGCCTCGTGGTAACCCTCGCTTGCCATGTCATCTCCTTGC
It contains:
- a CDS encoding encapsulin-associated ferritin-like protein, whose translation is MASEGYHEAIGDLSDETRDMHRAIVSLMEELEAVDWYNQRADACKDPELRDILIHNRDEEKEHAAMVLEWIRRRDPYFSKELKERLFTEGPIGHGDEEH